One segment of Anopheles stephensi strain Indian chromosome 3, UCI_ANSTEP_V1.0, whole genome shotgun sequence DNA contains the following:
- the LOC118509043 gene encoding cyclin-dependent kinase 8, whose product MTTAVMMDYEFKMKTQQERAKVEDLFEYEGCKVGRGTYGHVYKARRKEGNDSKDYALKQIEGTGLSMSACREIALLRELKHPNVINLIRVFLSHTDRKVWLLFDYAEHDLWHIIKFHRAAKATKKPVMVPKGMVKSLLYQILDGIHYLHSNWVLHRDLKPANILVMGEGNERGRVKIADMGFARLFNAPLKPLADLDPVVVTFWYRAPELLLGARHYTKAIDIWAIGCIFAELLTSEPIFHCRQEDIKTSNPYHHDQLDRIFNVMGFPQDKDWEDIRKMPEHHTLTKDFKRSNYASCSLVKYMERHKIKPDSKAFHLLQKLLLMDPNKRITSEQAMQDPYFSEDPMPTADVFAGCPIPYPKREFLTDEDQDDKGEKRQQQQQQQQQQQQQQQQQQQQQQNNQQQNNQQQNQQANQQQQQQQQQQQQNAQQQQSGNQMQQGGGGGGAGGGTGTGQGGGGMDHNAKRVRLSGPNGHPNNSQGGMTQQEYHQQQQQQQNQQQQQQQNQMMFNSAQQGGFQQRY is encoded by the exons ATGACTACCGCTGTAATGATGGATTACGAATTTAAGATGAAAACGCAGCAGGAACGAGCCAAAGTGGAAGACCTGTTCGAATATGAAGGTTGTAAGGTAGGCAGGGGTACTTATGGACACGTGTACAAGGCACGACGCAAGGAGGGTAACGATTCGAAGGATTATGCTCTGAAGCAAATCGAGGGAACTGGTCTGTCGATGTCCGCTTGCCGTGAGATAGCT TTGCTTCGCGAATTGAAACATCCCAATGTGATTAACCTCATCCGGGTGTTCTTATCGCATACGGATCGCAAAGTGTGGCTGCTGTTCGATTACGCCGAGCATGATCTGTGGCATATTATCAAGTTCCATCGAGCGGCtaaagcaacgaaaaaaccTGTAATGGTACCAAAAGGCATGGTGAAAAGCCTACTGTATCAAATATTAGATGGAATCCATTATTTACACAGCAACTGGGTATTGCACAGGGATCTG AAACCGGCAAACATTTTGGTCATGGGAGAGGGAAATGAACGTGGACGGGTAAAAATTGCAGACATGGGATTTGCCCGCTTATTCAACGCACCTTTGAAACCGTTGGCCGATCTTGATCCGGTGGTCGTTACCTTTTGGTATCGTGCGCCAGAGCTGCTGTTGGGTGCCCGTCATTACACGAAAGCGATCGATATATGGGCTATTGGCTGTATCTTTGCTGAACTGCTTACATCGGAACCGATTTTCCACTGTCGGCAAGAGGATATCAAGACAAGCAATCCGTACCATCACGATCAGCTGGATCGCATATTCAATGTAATGGGCTTTCCGCAGGACAAAGACTGGGAGGACATTAGAAAAATGCCGGAACATCACACTCTGACGAAAGACTTTAAGCGTTCGAA cTATGCAAGCTGCTCGTTGGTGAAATACATGGAACGGCACAAGATCAAACCAGACAGCAAAGCATTTCATCTGCTACAAAAGTTGCTGCTGATGGATCCCAATAAACGCATCACGTCGGAACAGGCCATGCAGGATCCGTATTTTTCGGAAGATCCCATGCCAACGGCTGACGTATTTGCGGGATGCCCAATTCCATATCCTAAACGTGAGTTCCTCACGGACGAGGACCAGGATGATAAAGGAGAAAagcggcagcaacaacagcagcaacagcagcagcagcagcagcagcaacaacaacagcaacaacaacagcaaaacaaccaacaacaaaacaaccagcaaCAAAATCAACAAGCCAAT caacagcagcagcagcaacaacagcaacaacaacaaaatgcgcagcaacaacaatctgGAAAT CAAATGCAGCAAGGAGGAGGCGGTGGAGGTGCAGGCGGTGGAACCGGCACAGGTCAGGGAGGTGGTGGAATGGATCACAATGCCAAACGTGTACGACTTTCCGGTCCAAACGGGCATCCTAATAATTCGCAAGGAGGAATGACACAGCAGGAgtaccatcagcagcagcaacagcaacaaaatcaacagcagcagcaacaacagaatCAAATGATGTTCAACAGTGCTCAGCAGGGTGGGTTCCAACAACGGTATTAA
- the LOC118509044 gene encoding uncharacterized protein LOC118509044 isoform X2 yields the protein MGKVVALVLSVVICLAIQQAAAKEKHIKYTEKDLLRKSIVYDKNTPDVFYCPVSKPTGMDKMIVRSRPLHKLCEHEGKPLPAHYKSDCYNDVDESNYACKEKYRIMMRLKPPGSDDPYNGQRLSRFMDMDDDMKRIKSKKH from the exons ATGGGCAAGGTCGTGGCACTAGTTCTCAGCGTCGTTATCTGTCTAGCCATCCAACAGGCGGCAGCAAAGGAGAAACACATCAAGTACACCGAGAAAGATCTGCTGCGAAAGTCGATCGTGTACGACAAAAACACGCCCGATGTGTTCTACTGTCCCGTCAGCAAGCCGACCGGCATGGATAAGATGATCGTGAG GTCCCGTCCACTCCACAAACTCTGCGAGCACGAGGGTAAACCGCTGCCGGCGCACTACAAATCCGACTGCTACAATGACGTCGACGAGTCGAACTACGCCTGCAAGGAGAAGTACAGAATAATG aTGCGTCTCAAACCTCCCGGTAGTGACGATCCGTACAATGGACAACGCTTGAGCAGGTTTATGGACATGGATGACGATATGAAGCGCATCAAGTCGAAGAAACATTGA
- the LOC118509044 gene encoding uncharacterized protein LOC118509044 isoform X1: MSVKIVVKSVAGSFLRRQFPHIVCVHHIGEQLFAIMGKVVALVLSVVICLAIQQAAAKEKHIKYTEKDLLRKSIVYDKNTPDVFYCPVSKPTGMDKMIVRSRPLHKLCEHEGKPLPAHYKSDCYNDVDESNYACKEKYRIMMRLKPPGSDDPYNGQRLSRFMDMDDDMKRIKSKKH, encoded by the exons GTTCCTTTCTCAGACGCCAATTTCCAcatattgtgtgtgtgcatcataTCGGCGAGCAACTGTTTGCTATCATGGGCAAGGTCGTGGCACTAGTTCTCAGCGTCGTTATCTGTCTAGCCATCCAACAGGCGGCAGCAAAGGAGAAACACATCAAGTACACCGAGAAAGATCTGCTGCGAAAGTCGATCGTGTACGACAAAAACACGCCCGATGTGTTCTACTGTCCCGTCAGCAAGCCGACCGGCATGGATAAGATGATCGTGAG GTCCCGTCCACTCCACAAACTCTGCGAGCACGAGGGTAAACCGCTGCCGGCGCACTACAAATCCGACTGCTACAATGACGTCGACGAGTCGAACTACGCCTGCAAGGAGAAGTACAGAATAATG aTGCGTCTCAAACCTCCCGGTAGTGACGATCCGTACAATGGACAACGCTTGAGCAGGTTTATGGACATGGATGACGATATGAAGCGCATCAAGTCGAAGAAACATTGA